The following are from one region of the Halorussus rarus genome:
- a CDS encoding winged helix-turn-helix domain-containing protein, whose protein sequence is MSVEQDVPVEEGGDRISKGRERLEEEADRAVDQFDQGIVDLLSWVLDTETRARIYVYLRQQPYSTSEEIAEGTGLYPSTVRESLAELHDEEIVERRKRESEGAGNNPYEYTAIAPSDLVGGIVGQIQDELNTVFNLDSHLRSGDEDEPASEPTEPVSIRVEDAEDEESDDEE, encoded by the coding sequence GTGTCTGTCGAGCAGGACGTGCCGGTCGAGGAGGGCGGCGACCGCATCTCGAAGGGCCGCGAGCGCCTGGAGGAGGAGGCCGACCGCGCGGTCGACCAGTTCGACCAGGGCATCGTCGACCTGCTGTCGTGGGTGCTCGACACCGAGACCCGGGCGCGCATCTACGTCTACCTGCGCCAGCAGCCCTACAGCACCAGCGAGGAGATCGCCGAGGGAACCGGGCTCTACCCCTCGACGGTCCGGGAGTCGCTGGCCGAGCTCCACGACGAGGAGATCGTCGAGCGCCGCAAGCGCGAGAGCGAGGGCGCCGGCAACAACCCGTACGAGTACACCGCCATCGCGCCGAGCGATCTCGTCGGCGGCATCGTGGGCCAGATCCAGGACGAGCTCAACACGGTGTTCAACCTCGACTCGCACCTCCGGTCGGGCGACGAGGACGAGCCGGCGTCGGAGCCGACCGAGCCGGTGAGCATCCGTGTCGAGGACGCGGAGGACGAGGAATCGGACGACGAGGAGTAG
- a CDS encoding phosphopantetheine adenylyltransferase, whose translation MRVALGGTFDPVHDGHRALFERAFELGDVTVGLTSDELAPKTRHEDRYVRPFDEREADLEAVLAEFADEYDREFEVRELTEPTGIATEPQFDALVVSPETTDGAERINEIREERGHDPLDVEVVAHVEAEDGDIISSTRIVKGEIDEHGNLTPERDGRNAERS comes from the coding sequence ATGAGGGTTGCCCTGGGCGGGACCTTCGACCCGGTCCACGACGGCCACCGCGCGCTGTTCGAGCGCGCCTTCGAACTCGGCGACGTGACGGTGGGACTGACCAGCGACGAGCTCGCCCCGAAGACGCGCCACGAGGACCGGTACGTCCGCCCGTTCGACGAGCGCGAGGCCGATCTGGAGGCCGTGCTGGCCGAGTTCGCCGACGAGTACGACCGGGAGTTCGAGGTCCGGGAGCTGACCGAGCCGACCGGCATCGCGACCGAACCCCAGTTCGACGCGCTGGTGGTCTCGCCAGAGACGACCGACGGCGCCGAGCGCATCAACGAGATCCGCGAGGAGCGCGGCCACGATCCCCTCGACGTCGAGGTCGTGGCCCACGTCGAGGCCGAGGACGGCGACATCATCTCCAGCACGCGCATCGTCAAGGGCGAGATCGACGAACACGGCAATCTGACGCCCGAGCGGGACGGCCGGAACGCCGAGCGGAGTTAG
- a CDS encoding transcription initiation factor IIB family protein, giving the protein MYRARDHVENQRWLAQIERAADRLGLDAAARSRATDLFLSTVSEWDAPDERDADSRRAVVAASLYAGSLIEGDQRSQSEVADAVGVARLTVQQRWKELLEAAGLEPPSW; this is encoded by the coding sequence GTGTATCGGGCACGCGACCACGTGGAGAACCAGCGCTGGCTCGCCCAGATCGAGCGGGCCGCCGACCGACTCGGACTCGACGCCGCCGCCAGGTCGCGGGCGACCGACCTCTTCCTCTCGACCGTCTCGGAGTGGGACGCGCCCGACGAGCGCGACGCCGACTCCCGGCGGGCGGTCGTCGCGGCCAGCCTCTACGCCGGGTCGCTCATCGAGGGCGACCAGCGCTCCCAGAGCGAGGTGGCCGACGCCGTCGGCGTCGCGCGGCTGACCGTCCAGCAGCGCTGGAAGGAACTGCTGGAAGCGGCCGGGCTCGAACCGCCGTCGTGGTAA
- a CDS encoding DUF4352 domain-containing protein translates to MADYPATLSRRQFVGGTAVLATGLAGCSGSDDDSPDTVDTGNEDTTTQRESGSEIDPTTTENATTEGEAAFTVTGIEAPSEVPLGDSYSFSITIENTGGASGVWADTVYAKQGDGQWQEIGVIELEVPAGETKTWESNEVTVQYNGQITFRLERTAREFAVRYVSAVLPFGEPFTAANGIAFTVDKVSFMDSYTWSGSSGTQYTEEAPSGRKWAKVSVRAENKGNEQTYTPLSSDVALIAGNQQYDAAMLMTDENEFEGGEISPGIVRKGWIAYEVPEGTSKSDFKVQWAESGFDGSWSVYWSISA, encoded by the coding sequence ATGGCGGACTATCCAGCCACCTTGTCTCGCCGACAGTTCGTTGGCGGGACCGCTGTCCTCGCAACCGGTCTTGCAGGATGTAGCGGTAGTGACGATGACTCTCCCGACACGGTTGATACCGGGAACGAAGATACTACGACGCAACGGGAATCGGGGTCGGAGATCGACCCGACGACGACTGAGAACGCAACGACGGAAGGCGAAGCGGCGTTCACAGTCACCGGCATCGAAGCGCCCAGCGAAGTTCCCCTCGGCGATTCCTACTCGTTTTCGATCACGATCGAAAACACCGGCGGGGCGTCCGGTGTCTGGGCGGACACCGTGTACGCGAAACAGGGTGACGGGCAGTGGCAGGAGATCGGCGTGATCGAACTCGAAGTCCCTGCCGGGGAGACGAAAACGTGGGAGAGTAACGAAGTGACGGTCCAGTACAACGGCCAGATCACGTTCCGCCTCGAACGTACGGCCAGAGAATTCGCCGTTCGATACGTGAGCGCCGTCCTCCCGTTCGGGGAGCCGTTCACCGCCGCGAACGGTATCGCATTCACCGTCGACAAGGTTTCGTTCATGGATTCGTACACCTGGTCGGGGTCGTCGGGCACGCAGTACACGGAGGAAGCGCCGTCCGGCAGGAAGTGGGCGAAGGTGTCCGTCAGAGCCGAAAATAAGGGGAACGAACAGACCTATACCCCGTTGTCGTCGGACGTGGCACTGATTGCGGGGAATCAGCAGTACGACGCGGCGATGTTGATGACCGACGAGAACGAGTTCGAGGGCGGCGAGATCTCGCCGGGTATCGTCCGCAAAGGCTGGATCGCCTACGAAGTCCCCGAAGGTACGTCGAAGTCCGACTTCAAGGTCCAGTGGGCAGAGTCGGGTTTCGACGGAAGCTGGAGCGTTTACTGGTCGATATCGGCGTAA
- a CDS encoding transcription initiation factor IIB, with amino-acid sequence MERTRQRHPREDDAEQEQKEDTEHSQTCPECDAANLVKSADGTELTCEDCGLIIEETNVDRGPEWRAFNHSERQEKSRVGAPTTNTMHDKGLTTSIDWKDKDAYGNSLSSEKRSQMNRLRKWQNRIRTKDAGERNLQFALSESDRMASGLGVPRSVREVASVIYRRALNEDLIRGRSIEGVASATLYAACRKEGIPRSLEEVTAVSRVEQKEIGRTYRYISKELGLEMEPVDPKQYVPRFCSELDLPEEVQVKATEIIDKSAEAGLLSGKSPTGFAAAAIYAASLLCNEKKTQREVSDVAQVTEVTIRNRYQEQIEAMGLRG; translated from the coding sequence ATGGAGCGAACCCGGCAGCGCCACCCCCGCGAGGACGACGCAGAACAAGAGCAGAAAGAGGACACCGAACACAGCCAAACGTGTCCGGAATGCGACGCTGCCAACCTCGTCAAAAGCGCTGACGGGACCGAACTCACGTGTGAGGACTGCGGGCTCATCATCGAGGAGACCAACGTCGACCGGGGGCCGGAGTGGCGTGCATTCAACCACTCCGAACGCCAGGAGAAGTCCCGCGTGGGTGCCCCAACCACGAACACGATGCACGACAAAGGGCTGACGACGTCCATCGACTGGAAGGACAAGGACGCCTACGGCAACTCGCTCTCCTCGGAGAAACGCAGTCAGATGAACCGGCTGCGGAAGTGGCAGAACCGCATCCGGACCAAGGACGCTGGCGAGCGAAACCTCCAGTTCGCGCTCTCGGAGTCCGACCGGATGGCCTCGGGGTTAGGCGTCCCCCGATCGGTCAGAGAAGTCGCCAGCGTCATCTACCGACGGGCACTCAACGAGGATCTCATCCGCGGCCGGTCGATCGAGGGTGTCGCCTCCGCCACGCTCTACGCGGCCTGCCGAAAGGAAGGGATCCCGCGGTCGCTCGAAGAGGTCACGGCGGTCTCGCGCGTCGAGCAGAAGGAGATCGGGCGCACGTATCGATACATCTCGAAGGAACTCGGGTTGGAGATGGAACCCGTCGATCCCAAGCAGTACGTGCCGCGGTTCTGTTCGGAGCTCGATCTTCCCGAGGAGGTGCAGGTCAAGGCGACCGAAATCATCGACAAGTCCGCCGAGGCGGGACTCCTGTCCGGCAAATCACCGACGGGCTTCGCCGCGGCGGCGATATACGCCGCGTCGCTGCTCTGCAACGAGAAGAAGACCCAGCGCGAGGTTTCCGACGTCGCCCAAGTCACCGAGGTCACCATCCGCAACCGGTATCAGGAACAGATCGAGGCGATGGGCCTTCGCGGATAG
- a CDS encoding DUF7139 domain-containing protein encodes MTDLADAYDRDVPWQAVAWAVLAFGAGLVAAVGVAAATASLVAGFGVGKSRALGLGVVAGGALLLAAFLAPVVRGAATDRSQLLAGVGAVVGGVGLAWFWTGLPAGWTGQVGTLPVGGAGAYAVGLLAAFGAGFAALQAPDARESAADRREADAFASVGSVLAACEDDPSESATVGDGGEPDEDLSFFDDET; translated from the coding sequence ATGACTGACCTCGCGGACGCATACGACCGGGACGTCCCCTGGCAGGCGGTAGCGTGGGCCGTCCTGGCGTTCGGCGCCGGACTGGTGGCCGCGGTCGGGGTGGCCGCCGCGACCGCCAGCCTGGTCGCCGGCTTCGGCGTCGGGAAATCCCGCGCGCTCGGACTCGGGGTCGTCGCCGGCGGCGCGCTGCTGCTGGCGGCGTTTCTCGCGCCGGTCGTCCGCGGTGCCGCCACCGACCGCTCGCAGCTCCTCGCGGGGGTCGGCGCCGTGGTCGGCGGGGTGGGACTCGCGTGGTTCTGGACCGGCCTGCCCGCGGGGTGGACCGGCCAGGTCGGGACGCTCCCAGTCGGCGGGGCCGGCGCGTACGCGGTCGGCCTGCTCGCCGCGTTCGGCGCGGGGTTCGCCGCCCTGCAGGCCCCCGACGCTCGGGAGTCGGCGGCGGACCGTCGGGAGGCGGACGCGTTCGCCAGCGTCGGGTCGGTGCTCGCGGCCTGCGAGGACGACCCCAGTGAGTCCGCCACCGTCGGCGACGGCGGCGAACCCGACGAGGACCTGTCGTTCTTCGACGACGAGACGTAA
- the dacZ gene encoding diadenylate cyclase DacZ translates to MADVSELLGDVTEDADAVFLFSPSGSYYDRYADLDADVDLVVVGPENSVGADEFVELPLEFENVRERIRFGIEGAMEQGLAEDGDVIVCTVSMFDGGTDTVTRARASDEMYSGVYDLFANSRADPGVIRDVFDVAIELGKKGQKGEPVGALFVVGDAGKVMNKSRPLSYNPFEKSHVHVGDPIVNVMLKEFSRLDGAFVISDAGKIVSAYRYLEPSAEGVDIPKGLGARHMAAGAITRETNATAIVLSESDGLVRAFKGGELVLELDPEEY, encoded by the coding sequence ATGGCTGACGTGAGCGAACTGTTGGGGGACGTGACCGAGGACGCCGACGCCGTCTTTCTGTTCTCACCGAGCGGCTCTTACTACGACCGATACGCCGACCTCGACGCTGACGTGGACCTCGTCGTCGTCGGTCCCGAGAACTCCGTCGGCGCCGACGAGTTCGTGGAGCTGCCGCTGGAGTTCGAGAACGTCCGCGAGCGCATCCGGTTCGGCATCGAGGGCGCGATGGAGCAGGGGCTCGCCGAGGACGGCGACGTCATCGTCTGCACCGTCAGCATGTTCGACGGGGGCACCGACACCGTCACCCGGGCGCGGGCCAGCGACGAGATGTACTCGGGCGTCTACGACCTGTTCGCCAACTCCCGGGCCGACCCCGGCGTCATCCGCGACGTGTTCGACGTCGCCATCGAACTCGGCAAGAAGGGCCAGAAGGGCGAACCGGTCGGCGCGCTGTTCGTCGTCGGCGACGCCGGCAAGGTGATGAACAAGTCCCGGCCGCTGTCGTACAACCCCTTCGAGAAGTCCCACGTCCACGTCGGCGATCCCATCGTGAACGTGATGCTGAAGGAGTTCTCCCGGCTCGACGGCGCCTTCGTCATCAGCGACGCGGGCAAGATCGTCTCGGCCTACCGCTACCTCGAACCCTCGGCCGAGGGCGTCGACATCCCCAAGGGGCTGGGCGCGCGCCACATGGCCGCCGGCGCCATCACCCGCGAGACGAACGCCACGGCCATCGTCCTCTCGGAGAGCGACGGGCTGGTCCGGGCGTTCAAGGGAGGCGAGCTGGTACTCGAGCTCGATCCGGAGGAGTACTGA
- a CDS encoding mechanosensitive ion channel domain-containing protein: MQGELEGLFRDQFQFIVAFFALVLGIVAGYVIGRVNHRLLTAAGVPEAVERTPFERTAQSLGTDTVSLVSRLSSWFIYGVVVLIALNIAELLNARLFWNGVLTFIPDLFIAILVFIVGFVVADKAELVVGERLRSVKLPEVGVIPRLVKYTIVYLAALVALGQVNVAIEALLILLAAYVFAVILFGAVALWDLLRSSAAGVYLLLNQPYGIGDEVKVGGDRGIVQEVDVFVTRIESDGEEYIIPNSRVFEQGVVRIRD, translated from the coding sequence ATGCAGGGGGAGCTGGAGGGCCTGTTCCGCGACCAGTTCCAGTTCATCGTCGCCTTCTTCGCGCTCGTGCTCGGCATCGTCGCCGGCTACGTCATCGGCCGCGTCAACCACCGGCTGCTGACCGCCGCCGGCGTTCCCGAGGCGGTCGAGCGCACGCCGTTCGAGCGGACCGCCCAGAGCCTCGGCACCGACACCGTCTCGCTCGTGTCGCGGTTGAGTTCGTGGTTCATCTACGGGGTCGTCGTCCTCATCGCGCTCAACATCGCGGAGCTGCTGAACGCCCGGCTGTTCTGGAACGGCGTCCTCACCTTCATCCCAGACCTGTTCATCGCCATCCTCGTCTTCATCGTCGGGTTCGTGGTGGCCGACAAGGCCGAGCTCGTCGTCGGCGAGCGGCTCCGGTCGGTCAAGCTCCCGGAGGTCGGGGTCATCCCGCGGCTCGTCAAGTACACCATCGTCTACCTCGCGGCGCTGGTCGCGCTCGGGCAGGTCAACGTCGCCATCGAGGCGCTGCTCATCCTGCTGGCGGCGTACGTGTTCGCGGTCATCCTCTTCGGCGCGGTGGCGCTGTGGGACCTGCTCCGGTCGTCCGCGGCCGGGGTCTACCTCCTGCTGAACCAGCCGTACGGCATCGGCGACGAGGTCAAGGTCGGCGGCGACCGGGGCATCGTCCAGGAGGTCGACGTGTTCGTCACCCGCATCGAGAGCGACGGCGAGGAGTACATCATCCCCAACAGCAGGGTGTTCGAGCAGGGCGTCGTCCGCATCCGGGACTGA
- a CDS encoding acyltransferase, giving the protein MPDETDDRIGADPSDPDPADSGPADRDSADPDPTDDARRHDRVARHATPGPGNSLQSWTRAKSPLRVALNYVVIVLARISPSLTLKNVLLRSIGVTVGEGVSWGLESTPDVFWPELITVEDHAIVGYDATILCHEFLQDEYRTGEVVVGERAMIGAGAIILPGVEIGAGASVAANSLVTRDVPPGETVAGVPAEPMSGEESSD; this is encoded by the coding sequence GTGCCCGACGAAACGGACGACCGGATCGGTGCGGACCCGAGCGACCCGGACCCGGCCGACTCCGGCCCGGCCGACCGCGACTCGGCGGACCCGGACCCGACTGACGACGCGCGACGCCACGACCGCGTCGCGCGCCACGCCACGCCCGGCCCCGGCAACTCGTTGCAGTCGTGGACCCGCGCCAAGAGCCCGCTCCGGGTCGCGTTGAACTACGTCGTCATCGTCCTCGCGCGCATCTCGCCCAGCCTGACGCTCAAGAACGTCCTCCTCCGGAGCATCGGCGTCACGGTCGGCGAGGGCGTCTCGTGGGGGCTGGAGTCGACCCCGGACGTGTTCTGGCCCGAACTGATCACGGTCGAGGACCACGCCATCGTCGGCTACGACGCCACCATCCTCTGTCACGAGTTCCTCCAGGACGAGTACCGGACCGGCGAGGTCGTGGTCGGCGAGCGCGCCATGATCGGCGCGGGCGCCATCATCCTGCCGGGGGTCGAGATCGGCGCGGGCGCGAGCGTGGCGGCCAACTCGCTGGTGACGCGGGACGTCCCGCCGGGCGAGACGGTCGCCGGCGTGCCGGCCGAGCCCATGAGCGGCGAGGAGTCGTCCGATTGA
- a CDS encoding DUF7344 domain-containing protein, producing the protein MSKYDEAAAASLTTDQTLELLADGRRRNAVAALRETDGAATLGELAAATAARLDDVDRPAVPTDRRERVAASLHHSHLPKLADAGVVEYDPGESRVVLTETAAELEPYFEVIERRFSE; encoded by the coding sequence ATGTCCAAGTACGACGAGGCGGCAGCGGCCTCGCTGACGACCGACCAGACCTTGGAACTGCTCGCCGACGGTCGACGCCGCAACGCGGTGGCCGCCCTGCGGGAGACCGACGGGGCGGCGACGCTCGGCGAACTCGCCGCGGCGACCGCTGCCCGCCTCGACGACGTCGACCGGCCTGCCGTGCCGACAGACCGGCGCGAGCGGGTCGCCGCGTCGCTCCACCACTCTCACCTGCCGAAGCTCGCCGACGCCGGCGTGGTCGAGTACGACCCCGGCGAGAGCCGGGTGGTCCTGACGGAGACGGCCGCGGAGCTGGAGCCGTACTTCGAGGTCATCGAGCGCCGATTCTCCGAGTGA